In Cicer arietinum cultivar CDC Frontier isolate Library 1 chromosome 1, Cicar.CDCFrontier_v2.0, whole genome shotgun sequence, one DNA window encodes the following:
- the LOC113787716 gene encoding uncharacterized mitochondrial protein AtMg00240-like — protein MGVLNCKPTFSPMLPNLKLQKDDGNPYPDPKLYRHIIGRLLYLTNTRPNLSFSVNKLTQFVSYPMHSHFVAATRVLHYIKGCPGKGLFFSSSSSLQHSAFSDNDWAACPDSRKSITGFNVFLGSSLVSWKSKKQTVISCSSFDAEY, from the coding sequence ATGGGCGTGCTGAACTGCAAACCAACCTTTAGTCCCATGCTTCCCAATCTCAAGCTTCAAAAGGACGATGGAAATCCATATCCAGATCCAAAGTTGTATAGACATATTATTGGCCGCCTTCTCTACCTTACTAATACACGGCCAAATCTTTCTTTCTCTGTCAATAAACTCACTCAATTTGTTTCATATCCAATGCATTCTCACTTTGTTGCTGCTACCCGTGTCTTGCACTACATCAAAGGTTGTCCTGGTAAAGGACTTTTCTTTTCATCCTCCTCTAGTTTGCAACATTCTGCTTTTTCAGACAATGATTGGGCAGCATGCCCTGATTCAAGAAAATCTATCACTGGTTTTAACGTTTTTCTTGGCTCTTCCCTCGTTTCTTggaaatcaaagaaacaaactgTAATTTCTTGCTCTTCCTTCGATGCAGAATATTGA
- the LOC101491396 gene encoding uncharacterized protein, with amino-acid sequence MYISLEMKKKFGFVDGSIKKSDSEDPNFLAWKRCNTLIISWFYHSISPEIVSSILWLDDAFSIWQELRNRFSQGDFVRISQLTYDLSSLKQGDSSITTYFTTLKKLSDELYNFRPIPSCKYSFNGCCNTFSTVTTYREHDLILYFLQGLNETYTAVRSQIFLLDPLPSLTKIYSMILQQEQQLHIGLLLEPTVMIVNSSVKPYENRSKPNFKSTGGKPPNSRLCIHCKKTNHTIDKCYFLHGFPPGYQTKKVVHSVETNP; translated from the coding sequence ATGTACATCTCGCTAGAGATGAAAAAGAAATTCGGTTTTGTAGATGGGTCGATCAAGAAATCAGATTCTGAAGATCCCAATTTTTTGGCATGGAAACGATGCAATACCTTGATCATCTCGTGGTTCTATCATTCAATTTCTCCAGAAATCGTTTCTAGTATCCTTTGGTTAGATGATGCTTTCTCCATTTGGCAAGAACTCCGCAATCGGTTTTCACAAGGTGATTTCGTTCGTATTTCTCAACTTACTTATGACCTTTCTTCCCTCAAACAAGGAGATTCCTCTATAACAACATATTTCACAACCTTAAAGAAACTCTCAGATGAACTTTACAATTTTCGTCCCATCCCTTCATGCAAATATTCTTTCAATGGTTGTTGCAATACTTTCTCTACTGTAACGACATATCGCGAGCATGATTTGATTCTCTATTTTCTTCAAGGCCTCAATGAAACATACACCGCCGTTCGCTCACAGATTTTTCTTCTTGATCCTCTTCCTTCCCTCACAAAGATTTACTCTATGATTCTCCAACAAGAACAACAACTTCACATTGGTCTTCTTCTCGAACCCACTGTTATGATTGTCAATTCGTCAGTTAAACCCTATGAGAATAGGTCAAAACCCAATTTCAAATCCACTGGTGGAAAACCTCCAAATTCTAGGTTATGCATACATTGTAAGAAAACCAACCACACCATTgataaatgttattttcttcATGGTTTTCCTCCTGGTTACCAAACCAAGAAAGTTGTTCACAGTGTTGAGACCAATCCTTAA